Genomic DNA from Vanrija pseudolonga chromosome 3, complete sequence:
cacccgccgacgccgccgacgccgcccccacccccgccctccccctcttcTCCATCAAGTCCCCGATCCCCGGGCACTTCAGCCGCACCCCAAACATCGCGTACACATCcgacgcgtccgaggcggacgacctCGTGTCCTGCCTGCGCGGGGACGTGTTCGGCTTCGACATGGAGTGGCCCTTGCCCGGCGTGGGACCGACAAAGACCaagacgctcaaggacggcacGGTGCGCGCGTACCGCGAGGGCAAGTGGGACGCCAAGGCGCGGCGGTATACCTGGCCGCAGGGGCGCACGGCCGTCGTGCAGCTGTGCGACGCGCACACGGTGATCGTGTACCGCATCCCCGAGAACCGGCGCCCCGGACCGGGGGTCGCCGcgttcctcgccgacgctggcaagaagaaggtcgGCGTGAATATCCGGAACGACGGTAACAAGTTTGCGCGCGACTTTCCCGGCGTTGCGCGCCCggatggcctcgtcgagctcagcGCCATCGCGCGCCGGATTGAGGGGGCCGGGTTCTGGGCCGGCCCgagcctcgtcgcgctcgccaagctggcgCGGCGATACCTCGCCCGCGAGCTGGACAAGGACCCGCGCGTGCGCTCTGGCGCATGGGACCAGGTGCTGGATGCGGAGCAACTggagtgtgagtggtgtcCTCTGAGTGGCGAGCGTGCGGTGTGCTGACACCGCCCAGACGCAGCAAACGACGTGTACGCGTCGCTCCTGATCCACACCGAGAtggtgcgccgcgcgctccacgcAGGGGTGGACCTGGACAGCCacctgcccccgccccctcgcccaccgAAGGAAAAGGAAACAGGCCTCGCGCCCGCGAAGGCGAGCGCCTTCGCCCTCTTCGCtgcaggcgacgacgtgccccgcgtcgccgagacgaTGGGCATCAAGGAGACCACGGCGACGTGgtacgtcgccgaggcggacgtgTTCGCCGGCCTGGAGAACGTTGATGTTGCCGTACGCCGCCGGCTCATGGGATATATCACGCCGGATTCGGGCCTGGCGCTGCGCTGGGCTCAGCTGCTGCCTGATTTGCGGCGCAGCttgggcgaggaggagatccGGGAATCAGTGTGAACATTGTCTCCAGCTGTACCATACCCACAAAACGCTTGCCGCATATGCTCCCTACACATGATGATGCTGATGATGCAATGTACAATGCAATGTCTACTCTacacgccccgcgcgcgcttctcgcgAAAGAAGCCCGCGATGCCCTTTGCCGCGGCCGACCAGTCGTCTGCCACAACCACGTCCTCCCCGATCCACTTGGGCAGCCTGGAGCGTATCCTCTGCGTCGCGTACCGCCTGTCAACGAGCAGGATGACGGCATAGTCGTTTGCGTGGCGGATCGCGCGCCCGATAGACTGGT
This window encodes:
- the WRNexo gene encoding Werner Syndrome-like exonuclease → MILPPGAPATTTHFFGRVNCWKPTSTTRSLPVTRPHPPTATILARNTLRSSGAKVPPPRDLGAELAELAEEWTGPSVFVDSSKGSAASPISVASSPSPPGAPVTAPATPSRLRVVPRYSPLASTALTPPRRDAPAPRALHPFFRRPVAPPPRQPRFVATYSSTSESGSQGDSSVFSSQESQDPPSPTRVGTYADEITDEMPVAEKAVVVPRARVRVVSKPKGGVVAFEAAEPAPEPPAEEADEPADDEADEAPADAADAAPTPALPLFSIKSPIPGHFSRTPNIAYTSDASEADDLVSCLRGDVFGFDMEWPLPGVGPTKTKTLKDGTVRAYREGKWDAKARRYTWPQGRTAVVQLCDAHTVIVYRIPENRRPGPGVAAFLADAGKKKVGVNIRNDGNKFARDFPGVARPDGLVELSAIARRIEGAGFWAGPSLVALAKLARRYLARELDKDPRVRSGAWDQVLDAEQLEYAANDVYASLLIHTEMEKETGLAPAKASAFALFAAGDDVPRVAETMGIKETTATWYVAEADVFAGLENVDVAVRRRLMGYITPDSGLALRWAQLLPDLRRSLGEEEIRESV